TAAAGCGCGATCGCCTGCTACAGGTAAGTTAGAATTGCTAGCTTGCTGCTGTTTTCTCGGTGGTGCTGGTTTGCGATAACTATTTGGCGCAACTCGATCTAATAAATTTTCAATCCACAACGGTACGAGTCTGGCATCACCTGTACTTAAAATTTCGGCACAATGATGAATGTAATGCTGGCGTTGATTGCTGTCGCTTATTTGCTGTAACAACTTCACCATACTTACCGTGACTTGTTGTGCTTCCGGTGCTTGCTTTAAATCTCGGTTTGCTACTAGTTGTTGGATCTGCCAATCGAGCCATAGCGGGGCGTTTTGTAAAAGTTCGCGGTAATGTTCTGGACTATGAGTGTGGAGATATTCATCTGCATCTTTGCCATTTGGTAAGTTGAGAATTCGTAAATTGACTTCGCCTTGATAGGCAAGATTAGCGATCGCTCCTATTGCTCTTTCTGTAGCTTGCGTTCCTGCCGCATCGGCATCAAAATTAAGAATAAGTTGTTTTGATTCGCTATAACGCAAACAAGCTCGGACTTGTTCGATACTCAAAGCTGTTCCCAACGAGGCGACAGAGTGAGTAATTCCAGCAGCGTGAAGGGCGATCGCATCGAAATAGCCTTCTACTACTACCACCCGATCTTGTTTGGCAATCTCGTTTTTAGCTTTGTCTAAACAAAATAAAGTTCTACCCTTATTAAAAATATCCGTCTCAGGAGAATTGAGATATTTCGGTTGTTCGTCGCCTAAACTTCTGCCCCCAAAACCGATAAATCGTCCTTGCGGATCGCAGATCGGAATAATAATGCGATCGCGAAAATAATCGTAATACCCGTCTCCTGACTGTCGCCGCCGGATCAATCCCGCCTGTTCTACTATTTGCACGGGATATCGTTTTTGTTCTATCAAATAACTGTATAGAGTTTCCCATCCCGCAGGCGCGTATCCTAACTTAAATTGCTGAATTGTTTCTGAGTTAAACTGTCGTTTTTGTTGCAAATAATCTAAAGCTAACTGCCCTTGATGTTGCTGCAAAGCATGATGATAAAATTGTGTAGCGACAGCCATCACTTCATATAATTGCTCTCGCAGCGAAATCTGACGCTGTAATTCTTGTCTTTGTTCGGGTTCTAAAGTTTGGACGGGAACGGAATAGCGTCGCGCTAAATCCAGTACCACCTCACTGAAAGAAGTCTTGCCCAATTCCATCAAAAATGTAATTGCATTCCCTCCAGCCCCGCAACCGAAGCAATAATACATTTGCTTACCTGGGCTGACACTAAAACTAGGGGTTTTCTCATCATGAAACGGGCATAAACCGACAAAATCTTTCCCCCGCTTGCGCAGAACAACGTGTTCCGAGACGATATCAACAACATCAGCTCGTTGTTTCACTTGTTCGACTGTATCGGGATGCAGGCGAGGAATTTGCATATTGTTAGTTGTCAGTTTTCAGTTATCATCTAAACAGCTTTAGTAGCAACACCTTGATATAAATAACCTACAAACTTGGGTGTTTTCTCTGCATAAAATTCTTTCAGTGTCACCGTATCAAATCGCTTTTCTATCAGTTGTCTAATATTACGATTTAAGTGACAGCCATCACCAATAACTTTTTGAATTGGATTCAAACGGTTTTGCCAGACTTGAACTTGAGGTTCATTACTCAGTCCGTGTTCTACAAAAAAGAATTTTCCTCCTGGTTTTAATACTCGATAGATTTCTTGCAGTGCTTGTTCGACTTTGGTGATACTACACAACGTCCAAGTACTGACAACGCTATCAAACGTATTATCTGCCATTGGCAAGTTTTCGCCATTCAACACGCGATTGTCTACAGTAATATGAGATTTTTGGATACGCTTTCGAGCAAGATTATGAACGCCAGGATTAGCATCAATTGCTACTAATTTATGAATGTTTTCTGGATAGTAAGAAAGATTTAATCCTGTTCCAAACCCAATTTCTAAAACTTCTCCTGTCACATTTGCTAAAACTTCGCGTCGGTATTGAGCCATAGTCAGATCGGACAACGACCAGTCAAGCAGGTAAGGTAGGATTCTTTGTGAATAAAATCCCATTGATTCCTCCTAGACGAACTTATAACAGCTTTAGTTCTTGTATTTTAGCGAAAATAAACTTATTAAAAATTTACTCTTAACTGCCTAAATTCAAATCAGCTTGTAAAAAGTCTATAAATTGCCTAGCCGTGCGTCCAGAACGTCCGTTGTGACGAGTTGCCCATTGTAAAGCACGATAATCTAAATCTGTCTGGGAAATATTTAGCTCGGCTAGTGCTGCTAAATGTCGGACAATATGTAAATAAGTGCCCTGATTTGCTGGCTCAAAAGTTAAAGTCAAACCAAAGCGATCGCTAAATGACAGTTTCTCTTGTACCGTGTCCCACACTCCGACTTCTTCATTTTGACTCGGACGGGGGCGATCGCCAAACATTTCTCTGACCAAATGACGGCGGTTAGAAGTCGCATAGACGACAACATTCTGAGGACGGGCAGTTATATTCCCCTCCAAAACAACCTTCAAAGCTTTAAAAGCATCGTCATCTTCTTCAAATGAGAGGTCGTCAACAAATATAATAAACTTTTGCGGCACGCCCCGCAGTTGCTCGACAATTGTAGGTAAAGCAACCAAATCTGATTTAGCAACTTCAATTAAACGTAAGTTGCGATCGCCATATTCATGTAACAATCCCTTTACCAAAGAAGATTTTCCCGAACCGCGACTACCGTAAAGTAAAACATGTAGGGCGGGATAACCTGCTAGCAAGAATTCTGTATTTTTTTTCAAAGTATCTCGTTGATATTCGTATCCTACCAACTGCTGTAACTGCACTGGATCGGCATAGGGAATACCGATAAGTTGTCCTGACTGCCAGCGTAAAGCTTGATATTTAGCAAAGATACCCGTACCATGTTGGCGATAGTATGCGGCTAAATCTGGTAAGATATCTGCCCAGTTGTCGAGGTGTGATAATTTATAGTAAATAGTGCGATCGCTAGCTTTTTCTGTAGTTGTTTTTGTAGTTATTTCACTCCAAGCTACCGGAGGTAAATTTAATTTAGCTGCGGCTTGTACCCACTGACTTAATTGAATTCCACTACATTGATAGAGGCTTTGTAAAGCTTGTAAATCTTGCTGCACGGCGGCGATGAGAGAAGGTGGTAAATCCGCCAAATTGGTATTTTGAACTTGCCGTGAAAACGGATTCTCATCTATAAGAATTCGGCTAATTAAATAACCTTGCCAGGATTGGTTTTGAGAAGCGATCGCCTTAAAATAATTTCCATAAGCGCGAACGCATCCTAATTCATCTACCTCGCTGTGTCGCAATGACTGTAACAAATCGATTTGGCGTAAAGAACGTAGTAAATTAAGAAAAGCCTGTCCTACCTCATCTGTTAAAACAGATTGATATATTAGTAAAGAAGCTGCTTGGAGTTGTAAAAATTCAAAAGATGAGTTCGTTTGAGTATCCATGTTTCGGCGCTATCTCCCCACAACAATCGCCCAAATACTAGCAGCAATAATTACAGCCCCTAGATGCTGCGGTAGCAACAGCCGAAACGGTTGACGCGCAATTTTCTGAGTCAATACCACTGTCAGTAATACAGAAAAAATCAGCGTTGTTCCCTGTAAAAATGCAATCACGGCTGGATGCGCCACCACCACAGGTAATCCCGCCCCACTCAAACCAAAAGTCGCAAAAGTCACGGGTAAAATTCGTCCTGCCTCCCCCAAACCCAAACGCAGATAGTGCGCCAAACTTCCCCCTAAAATCAACGGTAAATACCCATATACCAACTCCACAAACGGCTTAGGCTTAAAACGCGAAAAATCCTTTGTATCCTTCGCGCCTAACGCTTCGCTTCGCCTGCGGCTAATGCGACTTTGCGCGACATAACTCCTCATCCAAAAAAGCGATCGCATCAAACCATAAACCACAAAAACAAACCCAGTCGGAACCAACAAAACCAACAAAGATAAACCTAAATGAGGAAAAAATTGTGTTAAATCAATTCTTAAACCCAAACTAGTTTGGATTTCTGGTAAGCGATGTAAGAAAATTCCACCCAATAGCAATAATAACAATGCGACTTCGTAACTATGAGGGATGTGAGTTGTCCACAACTCAATCCCTGGCGGACGTAAATTAAACTCAACCGAACGATGCGGACAAGCTTTTAAACAAGTCATGCACAATACGCAATCTCGATTATCTTCCAACTGCGCCGGATGGGAATACAAAGGACAACCATTGGTTTCCATGCCCTCACCCTTTTGAGGACCACCCTTGTAACATTGATACGTCGTACATTCTGCCGAACAAGTTCCTTGCTGCGCTCTCAATTCTGTCATCGATAACTTAGCAAATAACCCATTCATCCCGCCAATTGGACACAAATAGCGACACCAAAATCGCCGTTCAAAAATTGCTGAGAAAATCATCGCTCCAGCGGTAATTAATAGTAATAAACAGCTAGAAAGATAGGCTGTATTTTCTAGATTCCACAGTTCTTCCCACAGAAAAATCAAGGTAAATAAACCGAATAAAAACCATCCACCCCACTTTTCTGCTGGTTCTCGATGCCACTGTTTCAGCTTTCGCCCTGGAAACAACCATTGAGATAACTTTTGCGTGACTTCGCCGTAAATCATAAACGGACACACCGCACACCATAACCTACCCACAAACGGAAAACCCAACAATACGAGGGGCCACCACCAAGCCCAAAACATATTTAAGGCGAAATTTCGATCTCGCTGTTGAGGACCAACAAATAAGATAATGACAATGAAGGCAAAAAACCACAAGGTAAAGCCATAGT
This window of the Chroococcidiopsis thermalis PCC 7203 genome carries:
- a CDS encoding class I SAM-dependent methyltransferase, whose protein sequence is MGFYSQRILPYLLDWSLSDLTMAQYRREVLANVTGEVLEIGFGTGLNLSYYPENIHKLVAIDANPGVHNLARKRIQKSHITVDNRVLNGENLPMADNTFDSVVSTWTLCSITKVEQALQEIYRVLKPGGKFFFVEHGLSNEPQVQVWQNRLNPIQKVIGDGCHLNRNIRQLIEKRFDTVTLKEFYAEKTPKFVGYLYQGVATKAV
- a CDS encoding sigma 54-interacting transcriptional regulator, with protein sequence MSPDLLIWLQERTALSVLSSEVLNAIAQVAVERVIPANERLVVEDTDPEALYILQQGRLESKHANSTSSVWATSLLPGSVINLQELILEQPVQRTVTALTECRLWAVPTAEFQQIVGQYPEIFQTISRQLAQELSQLTSALSYEQERAIALRPYLVTKVKRGIIGTSRYAVRLRQEIREAANNQKSILIFGEPGLEKDNIATLIHFSSPQRRQPIIKVNCNLLQTSGADLFGRVGGKPGLLEWLGEGTLVLNNTQELPVELVPKIAQLLQTGTYQPISRSEDAPEVTRTSKARILAIAERTQPAIARCIGQTIKVPPLRVRKADIKALVEYYISLYTRSEGLAKSKIAPEALRRLQSYDFPGNLKELQSLVERALVQSGEETELTEEIFWSAQTKKKQFRVNLLNIYPSLRRFLRSSWYPDRINYGFTLWFFAFIVIILFVGPQQRDRNFALNMFWAWWWPLVLLGFPFVGRLWCAVCPFMIYGEVTQKLSQWLFPGRKLKQWHREPAEKWGGWFLFGLFTLIFLWEELWNLENTAYLSSCLLLLITAGAMIFSAIFERRFWCRYLCPIGGMNGLFAKLSMTELRAQQGTCSAECTTYQCYKGGPQKGEGMETNGCPLYSHPAQLEDNRDCVLCMTCLKACPHRSVEFNLRPPGIELWTTHIPHSYEVALLLLLLGGIFLHRLPEIQTSLGLRIDLTQFFPHLGLSLLVLLVPTGFVFVVYGLMRSLFWMRSYVAQSRISRRRSEALGAKDTKDFSRFKPKPFVELVYGYLPLILGGSLAHYLRLGLGEAGRILPVTFATFGLSGAGLPVVVAHPAVIAFLQGTTLIFSVLLTVVLTQKIARQPFRLLLPQHLGAVIIAASIWAIVVGR
- a CDS encoding ATP-binding protein — its product is MDTQTNSSFEFLQLQAASLLIYQSVLTDEVGQAFLNLLRSLRQIDLLQSLRHSEVDELGCVRAYGNYFKAIASQNQSWQGYLISRILIDENPFSRQVQNTNLADLPPSLIAAVQQDLQALQSLYQCSGIQLSQWVQAAAKLNLPPVAWSEITTKTTTEKASDRTIYYKLSHLDNWADILPDLAAYYRQHGTGIFAKYQALRWQSGQLIGIPYADPVQLQQLVGYEYQRDTLKKNTEFLLAGYPALHVLLYGSRGSGKSSLVKGLLHEYGDRNLRLIEVAKSDLVALPTIVEQLRGVPQKFIIFVDDLSFEEDDDAFKALKVVLEGNITARPQNVVVYATSNRRHLVREMFGDRPRPSQNEEVGVWDTVQEKLSFSDRFGLTLTFEPANQGTYLHIVRHLAALAELNISQTDLDYRALQWATRHNGRSGRTARQFIDFLQADLNLGS
- the dnaG gene encoding DNA primase: MQIPRLHPDTVEQVKQRADVVDIVSEHVVLRKRGKDFVGLCPFHDEKTPSFSVSPGKQMYYCFGCGAGGNAITFLMELGKTSFSEVVLDLARRYSVPVQTLEPEQRQELQRQISLREQLYEVMAVATQFYHHALQQHQGQLALDYLQQKRQFNSETIQQFKLGYAPAGWETLYSYLIEQKRYPVQIVEQAGLIRRRQSGDGYYDYFRDRIIIPICDPQGRFIGFGGRSLGDEQPKYLNSPETDIFNKGRTLFCLDKAKNEIAKQDRVVVVEGYFDAIALHAAGITHSVASLGTALSIEQVRACLRYSESKQLILNFDADAAGTQATERAIGAIANLAYQGEVNLRILNLPNGKDADEYLHTHSPEHYRELLQNAPLWLDWQIQQLVANRDLKQAPEAQQVTVSMVKLLQQISDSNQRQHYIHHCAEILSTGDARLVPLWIENLLDRVAPNSYRKPAPPRKQQQASNSNLPVAGDRALLEQAEAILLRIYLHHPEYRQIVTEALQERDLKFDLPHHTFLWQQILANVETSHVTSAQSSDLISRLQVECMEYEGETKAIARLFHLDEKTQIELSRFAQVIQAATACMERVQCEKRYRQFLQLWEQTDEVTAPEQSQLYFESLRQAQQRLLELDKQRQFTLADLI